A genomic region of Pseudoalteromonas piscicida contains the following coding sequences:
- a CDS encoding DUF1570 domain-containing protein, whose protein sequence is MRSIKPLLTELGIQLDTHTEKRLSQPDTTPHLTVAPPKVTKQQLPEVPEKAFYNLNGHSDIVNMFSGISTPTCGALKREVFSLQTQFNDIENFKLNLTGEPVSPYVEYQAQQALNVVYMMFKHFFNQLAHKEALSPIQLNMHIAANDTDYNELILSRDAEPAGTLGMYFLFQNQGFINGSRTEEETLRTLIHESVHALVFYYFGVTPRWVTEGLAEYFEHLRITETGQFSVYLSDEDWLTKEGILKSRFAKLDINTLFNSENQWQTMQSTTLYANSYLFTGFMVEHNSNAFFEYLRQESSNPCNIVPAQNIEQLFRNFNENVESQFEGWRNTPRQIQRGAWQ, encoded by the coding sequence ATGAGGTCTATAAAACCTTTATTGACTGAATTAGGCATACAGCTAGACACCCATACAGAAAAACGTTTAAGTCAGCCAGACACCACTCCTCACCTAACGGTTGCACCACCAAAAGTAACAAAACAACAGCTACCTGAAGTACCAGAAAAAGCCTTTTATAACCTAAACGGGCACAGTGATATTGTTAATATGTTCAGCGGTATCTCAACACCTACCTGCGGGGCACTAAAGCGCGAAGTATTTTCCTTGCAAACGCAATTCAACGACATTGAAAATTTTAAACTCAATCTAACGGGTGAACCCGTGAGCCCTTATGTTGAGTATCAGGCGCAGCAAGCCCTCAACGTGGTGTATATGATGTTTAAGCACTTTTTTAACCAGTTAGCACACAAAGAAGCCTTATCCCCCATCCAATTGAACATGCATATTGCCGCCAATGACACTGACTACAATGAGTTAATCCTCTCTCGCGATGCAGAGCCCGCTGGCACCTTGGGCATGTACTTCTTGTTTCAAAACCAAGGCTTTATCAATGGCAGTCGCACTGAAGAAGAAACGCTAAGAACGCTCATTCACGAGTCCGTGCACGCCCTCGTTTTTTACTATTTCGGCGTAACCCCTCGATGGGTAACGGAAGGCTTAGCCGAATATTTTGAGCACCTAAGAATTACCGAAACAGGTCAATTTTCGGTTTACCTCTCTGACGAAGATTGGTTGACGAAAGAAGGGATTTTGAAATCGCGCTTTGCCAAGCTTGATATTAACACCCTATTCAATAGCGAAAATCAGTGGCAAACCATGCAAAGTACCACCTTATATGCCAATAGTTACCTGTTTACGGGATTTATGGTCGAGCACAACAGCAACGCTTTTTTCGAGTATTTACGACAAGAAAGCAGCAATCCGTGCAATATTGTCCCTGCACAAAACATCGAGCAGCTCTTTCGTAATTTTAATGAAAATGTCGAATCACAATTTGAGGGATGGCGTAACACACCTCGCCAAATTCAACGTGGCGCATGGCAATAA
- a CDS encoding tetratricopeptide repeat protein produces MNVHDQIEEYCEQGNDLFDEEDFQGAMTLWKKAFDLLADPDEEWEQAVWLKVSIGDSYYMLDEYQQSLDSMLDALNYPEALDNPFIHFRAGQCHYQLGDKERSKNALLKAYMLAGKEIFEDHGEDGLFYYDFLKSEIKL; encoded by the coding sequence ATGAATGTACATGACCAGATAGAAGAGTATTGCGAGCAAGGCAATGACCTTTTTGATGAAGAAGATTTTCAAGGCGCAATGACACTTTGGAAAAAAGCTTTCGATTTGCTTGCTGATCCAGATGAAGAGTGGGAGCAAGCCGTTTGGCTTAAAGTATCTATTGGGGATAGTTATTATATGCTTGATGAATATCAACAATCCCTAGATTCAATGCTGGATGCATTAAACTACCCTGAAGCACTTGACAACCCATTTATTCACTTTAGAGCTGGCCAGTGTCATTATCAGTTAGGTGATAAAGAGCGCAGTAAAAATGCTTTACTTAAGGCCTATATGTTAGCCGGGAAAGAAATTTTTGAAGACCATGGAGAGGATGGGCTTTTTTATTACGACTTTTTAAAGTCCGAAATCAAGTTATAA